The segment CGATTTCGAGGAATTCGAGGGCAAATCCGCACCGTTGCCATCTGCCTGAGTCGAGAGGAACTCGCCTCTGGCTAAGGAAAACTCACCGTCGCGGGCTCAGTCTCGTAGGCGTGCATTTCCTCTTCTTCCTGCACTTCCTCCACCTCGCGAAAACGCGACATGGCAAAGCCCAGTTCTGTGTTCAGCCCGCGCACGACATCGGGCGGATTGTGTAATTCGACGAGCAGGACTCCGGTCGCAGTTTTGTGGCCCGGCGTGCGGCCATCGTAAATGTGCCTGATGTGATAATGCGTGTCGCGCACCGGCAGCGCGGCGTAATCCTGCGCCACTTCCGGCGAAAACCGATCATCGATACAAACGACTTCTGTGCCCACATTCATAGTGCGTGACGTTTGCCCATCTCGGCGAAGATTTCAACCCAATCAGGCCAGCAATAAAGCCGCGCCGAAAACGCCCGCGCTATCGCCGAGCGTCGGCTTCAAAATCGGCGTTTCCAGAGTCGGGTTAAAGACGTATCGCAGGATGTCCTCGCGCACGGTGTCGGTGTAGAGCAGGTCGAGATTTCCCACACCGCCGCCGATCACGACCGTGTCGGGATCGAGGATGTTGATGATCGCGCCGAGGCCTTTGGCGAAGTAATGTTTCAGCCGCTCGATGGTGGCGACCGCGTGCTCGTCCTGGCCCGTTTCCGCGAGACGCACAATCTCGGGAAGCTTGCGCGATTGGCCAGAAATCTCGGCGTAATAACGCTGCAACCCGGTTCCGGAAATGACCGTCTCCACGCAGCCATTTTGCCCGCAATAACACGGAGCGCCGCCGGGTTCGATCACATTGTGACCCCACTCGCCGCCGATGCCATGGCGACCGCCGAGGGCGTGTCCATTCACGATCACACCACCGCCCGCGCCGGTGCCGAGGATCATTCCAAAGACGCAATATTCACCCTTCGCCGCGCCCAAAGTCGCCTCGGCGAGAGCGAAACAATTTGCGTCATTCGCCATCCGAACCGGAATTCCCAACCGGTGGGAAATGTCGTCGCGCACCGGTCGCTGGTTAAGGCAAAGCGTGTTGGAATTTT is part of the Chthoniobacterales bacterium genome and harbors:
- a CDS encoding ROK family protein; protein product: MGINQPLWGIDLGGTKIEGAILHSANTSDHSSRLRVPTEAGEGYEHILSQIEKLVNLMREDSGLTPAGIGIGTPGVLDPKTGLLKNSNTLCLNQRPVRDDISHRLGIPVRMANDANCFALAEATLGAAKGEYCVFGMILGTGAGGGVIVNGHALGGRHGIGGEWGHNVIEPGGAPCYCGQNGCVETVISGTGLQRYYAEISGQSRKLPEIVRLAETGQDEHAVATIERLKHYFAKGLGAIINILDPDTVVIGGGVGNLDLLYTDTVREDILRYVFNPTLETPILKPTLGDSAGVFGAALLLA